Below is a genomic region from Terriglobales bacterium.
CACGGCACGGCGACGTGGGCGTTCGATCCCTTCTATTCCACGGGCCCGATCTATCTGCAAAGCTACGTCTTGGCGGAGATGGTCGGCCGGCAGATTCATCATGCTGTGGACCAGCGCTTCGGTCGCAAGTGGGGGCCGGAGGCCGGCCGTTACCTGCATGAGAAGTTCTTCGTGCGCGGAGGGCGGCTGCCGCTGGACGAGATCATGAAGGACGGAACCGGCGAGCCACTCACGGCGCGGTACCTGATCGAAGCGATGAAGGAACCAAGTGAGGCTAGTCGCGCTTTATCCACTCCGCGTACAGCCGGTGGAAGTGGTGCACGCCTTTCTCCTGGTGGACGCTGAAGCGGCCGCGCTGGTAGCTGCGGGAGCGCAGGTTGCGCTGCACTTTCTCGCAGATGTCGCCATCCTCGAGTTGGGTCTCGTGGCTGAAGCGCACTCCGGCCTGCGCGGCATCGCTCATCATCAACTCCGCCAACACGTACCACTCAAAGATGGCGAGCGTCTGTTCCGCCGCCAGCGGCATGACGATGTTCAGCGACACATTGTCCGGATAGCAGTTCAGCATCCAGTTGGGAAAGATCCAGAAGTACTCGGCAGCGAGCCCGGCGGCATCCGGATAGCGGCGAGGCGCATCGCGTTCGCTCTCCGGACCGCGGATGGGGCTGGATTGGCGGGAGTGGCGTGCGAAGGTCTCGGTGACGTACTGGCCATAGTCCAGTTCCCGGTTCAGGCCGGGGTGGACGCTGGGCAGATGGTAGCCCTCCAGGTAGTTGTCCACGTAGGTCTTCCAGTTGCACTGCATCACGTACTCACGCCGCTCGAAGAACCGCATGCGCTCGAGCGGAAAGCGTTCGGCCTGCCGCGTCAGCTCGCCTAGCGCAGTCAGCAGCGGTTCGGCGGAGTCGTCGAGATTCACGAACACCCATGCCGCCCACTCTTCCACGGGCACGGGCCGCAGACCAAATTCTTCCTCGCGGAAGTCCTGTACGCCTTCGAATTCCGGCGCCGTGATCAGGCGGCCATCCAGACCGTAGGTCCAGCCGTGGTAAGAGCAGCGGAAGACTTTGCGCGATCCACATCCTTCGGCGGGCGGCCCGGCGCGGTGCCGGCAAACGTTGTAGAAAGCGCGCAGCTTCCCTTCCCCGTCGCGCACCACGAGCAGCGGCTCGTCGGCGATCTGGCAGGTGAAGTAGTCACCCGGGCGCGCCACCTGCTCGCGACGTCCCGCCACCTGCCATGTCCTCCCAAAAAGATGCTGGTGCTCGTGCGTCAGCACGGAAGGGTCGGTGTAGAGGTCGGCAGGAAGGGTCCAGGCGCGAGCGATGTCGGAACCGACGCTGAGATCGGCGAAAAGGTTGCGGTCGGAGCGCATGGGCCGATTCAAAAGCCGAGCATGCCGCGCGCCATGCGTCCCAGTACCGGATATTCCGCCCACTCGCCCCGGCCCGCCTTGATAGCGTACACGATGGCCAGGATGAGCATGATGGCCCAGCCTGCCATGCCGAACAGCCACGCGATGGGAAAGAGGACGACGAACGCGGGCGGTGGTCCGGACTTGCCTCCGCCGGCCGCTCCCATGATGGCCACCGCCATGATGCTCCCGAAGAACACCAGCCAGATCAGCATGTACACCAGTTGCAGGAACACCGCCTGCAGGGCGTGGAAAGTCACGAAGCGCGAGTTCCGCTTGACCAACAGGATGATCAGCGGGGCGATGAAGGTTCCTACGATCTGCAGAGCGTGAGCCAGCACCGCGAAGGTGCGCTCGTCCTGGGTAACGGGAGTGGCTTCGGCCGGTTGCATCGTCTAGTCTGCTGCCGGACCCGTGGAGCGCGGCGCGACGCCCATTATACGCAGCCCGGCCTCTCGGGAATCGGCTCCGCGCAGGGCCATCCTTTAGAATGAACGATTCACCCGATTCGAAAGCAAGGAGCTCCATGCAACGCTGGTCGCAACTGTTCATCCCCACGCTGCGCGAGGCCCCGGCAGACGCCGAGGTCGCCAGCCACAAGTTCCTGGTGCGCGCAGGCTACATCCGGCAGCTCGCCGCCGGCATCTACTCCTACCTCTTCCTGGGGCAGCGGGCGCTGCTCAAGATCCAGGCCATCGTGCGCGAAGAAATGGACCGCATCGGGCAGGAGTTCTATCTGCCCGCCCTGAACCCGCGCGAGCTGTGGGACGCAACCGGGCGCTGGACGGTGATGGGCGAGAACATGTTCCGCCTGAAAGACCGCAAAGGCGCCGACCTGTGCCTAGGCATGACCCATGAGGAGGTCATGACCGAGATCGCGCGCAAGGAGCTGCGCAGCTACAAGCAACTGCCGCAGATCTGGTACCAGATCCAAACCAAGTTCCGTGATGAGCCGCGTCCCAAGTCGGGCCTGCTGCGTGTGCGCCAGTTCATCATGAAGGATTCGTATTCCTTCGACCTGGACGCCGCCGGACTCGACGCGAGCTACCAGAAACATTACGACGCCTACTGCGCCATCTTCGACCGCTGCGGATTGCAGTACGTGGTGGTGGAAGCGCACTCCGGGGCCATGGGCGGCTCACAGTCGCACGAGTTCATGGTCATGACCGAAGCCGGCGAGGACATGGTGGCCAGTTGTGAGAAATGCAGTTACGCCGCCAACCTGGAGAAGGCAACCTCGCGCCTGGAGCCGGTGGAAGATCTCATGCCCGAAGGCGACGCCAGACCTCTGCCGGTGGAGACCCCGGGCATGAAGACCATCGAGGACGTGGCCCGGTTCCTCAAAGTCTCTCCCAGGCAGAAGATGAAGACGCTGGCCTACATGGCCGGCGACCTGAATGCCGAGAAGATCTACCCACTGGTGGTCTTTGTTCGCGGCGACCACATGCTCAACGAAGCCAAGCTGGCCGCGGCGCTGCCCGCGGGAGAAGCGCTTCGCCCCATGCATGCGGAGGAGATCGAGGAGATCTTCGGCTCACCCGCCGGATACCTGGGGCCCATCGGCACGGAGAAGATGTCCTACAAAGGCGCGCCGGCACGGGTGATGGTGGACGAGGCGCTGCGCGGGCGGAAGAACCTGGTGGCCGGCGCCAACCGCGAAAACTATCACCTGAAAAACATCACCCCGGAGAGGGACTTTGCCGTCCCGCAGTGGGTGGATGTGCGCAGCGCCGAAGCCGGCGAGGGTTGCCCGAATTGCGGGCATCCGCTGCGCGTCTCCAAGGCGGTAGAGATCGGTCACATCTTCAAACTGGGTTACAAGTACGCTGAGTCACTGGGTGCGCGCGTGCTCGACCAGGAGGGCAAGGAGGTCACGCCCATCATGGGCAGCTACGGCATCGGCATGGAGCGCATCCTGACTGCGGCCGTGGAGCAAAGCCACGATGCCGATGGCTTCTGGCTGCCACCGCAGATCGCTCCGTTCGAGGTGGTCGTTGTGCCGACCAACGCCCGCGATGGCAAGCTGCTGGAAACCGCCGTCGCGGTGGCGGAGCAACTGGAGGGCGCGGGCTATGACGTTCTCCTCGACGATCGCGACGAACGTCCCGGAGTCAAGTTCAAGGACGCCGACCTGGTCGGCATTCCCTTCCGCGTAACTGTTGGCAAGAAGGTTTCCGAGGGCAAGGTAGAGGTGGTGCGGCGCTCGACACGCCAAACGCAGGATGCTACCATCGGCGCAGTTGTAGACGTAATCCGGAGTCTTTTCCCTCCCGGCCGTTCCGGTGGCCGGTGAATCCGGAGGCAGGCCCCCATGAGAACGTTGAAGGCGTTGATTGGACTGGCCGTGGTTGTGGCCGGCATTTATCTGGCTTATCGGCTTATCCCGCCCTATTTCGCGAACTTCCAGCTCGAGGATGCCATCGAAAGCGAGGCCAGGCTGGGCTCGTACTCCAACAAGAGCGAGGCCGAGATCGTGGACATCGTGCTCAAGAAAGCCAGGGATCTCGACATCCCGCTCCGGGCGGAGCAGGTTCACGTACTGCGGGATTCGAATGGCCTGACCATCTGGGCGGAGTATACGGTGCACGTGGACTTGCCCGGCCGGCCGGTGGACTTGAAGTTCAGGCCTTCCACCTCGAACAAGGCCCAAACCGGGGCAAGGTTCTAGGGCCGGCTCTGCGATGTCGACCACCCCGGCCACCCAGTCGGGCCCCCGGGCTCATGTGGGCAAGAGGGTGACAGCGACCCGGGCACTAGCATCTAATAATCAAGGCTCTGGCCGTAGCCTTACTCTCACCTGTTGACTGTGCCCGCAAGAAGGAAAATCCCGCCGCGTTCGAAGCGCAGGGGCGGCCTGGGCGCCGCGCGCTTCTTGAGCTGGCTCCGCGTCCCTCCCAGCCTTCCTGGCAAGATCCTCGTTTCGGCGGCGATCTTGGTCGCCGTAGTGGGCCTGAGCCTGATCACCTGGGTCTACCTCAAGTACGACCGCCTGGTGGAGCGGCGCATGAGCGGGCAGATCTTCAGCAACGCCTCCAAGATCTATGCGGCGCCGCGGCTGGTGCGGGTGGGCGACCGGTTAACGGTGCACGATGTGGCCAGCGAGCTACGGCGCGCGGGTTATCTCTCCGAGGGGGAACAATCCGCGGCCCGCATGGGCAGCTACAAGATGCTCGGCGACAGCATCGAGGTCCGGCCCGGCCCGGAATCCTACTTTGCCGCCCAGGAAGGGCGTATCTTCTTCCGCGACGGGCAGGTCTCGCGCATCGTGGTGACGCGCAGCGGCTCCCGCAGCGAGGCGGCGTCTTACGGCCTGGAACCGGTCCTGGTGACCGCTTTGTTCGACAGCGAGCAGCGTTCCAAGCGCCGTCTGGTGCAGTATGAAGAAGTTCCCAAAGCGCTGCGAGACGCCGTGCTGGCCATCGAGGACCGCCGCTTCTTCGAGCACGGGGGAGTGAACTACTGGCGGCTGGCTCAGGCCGTGTTCATCGATCTCTGGGAAGGGCACCGCCAGCAGGGCGGCTCCACCCTGACCATGCAGCTTTCCCGGCGGTTCTTTCTCACCCCGGAAAAAACCGTCAAGCGCAAGCTCACCGAGATTCTCATCACCTTCCTGCTTGAGCACCGCTTCAGCAAGGAGCAAATTTTCGAGCTGTACGCGAACGAAGTGTACATGGGACAGCGAGGGTCGTTCGCCATCAACGGCTTTGGCGAGGCGGCGCGCTCCTATTTCAACAAGGACCTGCGCAGCCTGAAGCTGCCCGAGGCGGCCCTGCTGGCCGGGCTGATCCAACGGCCCAGCTATCTTTCTCCATACAAGTATCCGGAACGGGCGCAGGCGAGGCGCAACCTGG
It encodes:
- a CDS encoding DUF4870 domain-containing protein, coding for MQPAEATPVTQDERTFAVLAHALQIVGTFIAPLIILLVKRNSRFVTFHALQAVFLQLVYMLIWLVFFGSIMAVAIMGAAGGGKSGPPPAFVVLFPIAWLFGMAGWAIMLILAIVYAIKAGRGEWAEYPVLGRMARGMLGF
- a CDS encoding proline--tRNA ligase, coding for MQRWSQLFIPTLREAPADAEVASHKFLVRAGYIRQLAAGIYSYLFLGQRALLKIQAIVREEMDRIGQEFYLPALNPRELWDATGRWTVMGENMFRLKDRKGADLCLGMTHEEVMTEIARKELRSYKQLPQIWYQIQTKFRDEPRPKSGLLRVRQFIMKDSYSFDLDAAGLDASYQKHYDAYCAIFDRCGLQYVVVEAHSGAMGGSQSHEFMVMTEAGEDMVASCEKCSYAANLEKATSRLEPVEDLMPEGDARPLPVETPGMKTIEDVARFLKVSPRQKMKTLAYMAGDLNAEKIYPLVVFVRGDHMLNEAKLAAALPAGEALRPMHAEEIEEIFGSPAGYLGPIGTEKMSYKGAPARVMVDEALRGRKNLVAGANRENYHLKNITPERDFAVPQWVDVRSAEAGEGCPNCGHPLRVSKAVEIGHIFKLGYKYAESLGARVLDQEGKEVTPIMGSYGIGMERILTAAVEQSHDADGFWLPPQIAPFEVVVVPTNARDGKLLETAVAVAEQLEGAGYDVLLDDRDERPGVKFKDADLVGIPFRVTVGKKVSEGKVEVVRRSTRQTQDATIGAVVDVIRSLFPPGRSGGR
- a CDS encoding aromatic ring-hydroxylating dioxygenase subunit alpha; translation: MRSDRNLFADLSVGSDIARAWTLPADLYTDPSVLTHEHQHLFGRTWQVAGRREQVARPGDYFTCQIADEPLLVVRDGEGKLRAFYNVCRHRAGPPAEGCGSRKVFRCSYHGWTYGLDGRLITAPEFEGVQDFREEEFGLRPVPVEEWAAWVFVNLDDSAEPLLTALGELTRQAERFPLERMRFFERREYVMQCNWKTYVDNYLEGYHLPSVHPGLNRELDYGQYVTETFARHSRQSSPIRGPESERDAPRRYPDAAGLAAEYFWIFPNWMLNCYPDNVSLNIVMPLAAEQTLAIFEWYVLAELMMSDAAQAGVRFSHETQLEDGDICEKVQRNLRSRSYQRGRFSVHQEKGVHHFHRLYAEWIKRD